A stretch of Microbacterium sp. LWH3-1.2 DNA encodes these proteins:
- a CDS encoding acyl-CoA dehydrogenase family protein, with protein sequence MTSFARGQRVIGAATHYVENQPSWRVEVDEYTLNAPLAAAVGAFGAGWAEEGLREAGLLVGSGSFQRDAHLANVHTPVAHAHDRWGYRLDEVEYDPSYHRVIAESVSRGAHTSAWATPRAGAHVARAAMFMLFAQVEPGHACPVSMTHAAVASIEGSPWVADEWLPRLYSREYEPRLAVDGGKSSALIGMAMTEKQGGSDVRAGTTVGESMGGHAYQLTGHKWFCSAPMSDGFLVLAHTRSRGVDEGLTCVFVPRMLPHDMRNVFRIQRLKDKLGNRANASAEVEFDGTVGFLVGEPGRGVRAIIEMVQRTRLDCVLGTAAGMRQSVAEAVWHARGREAFGALLVDQPAMTGVLADLALEYEAAMLTGLRLAQLFEAEASDRDVALRRLATPVSKYWVCKRGPHHSYEALECLGGNGYTEAFPLARRYREQPVMAIWEGSGNVIALDVLRALTRDRESGAAFADELATTAGASAILDRHVERTLALLERLVTAPDEAPSQARRLSEDLALAFQASLMLRHAPGVDADTFIAARLGEERGAQYGVLPSGTDAAAIVARH encoded by the coding sequence ATGACGTCATTCGCGCGGGGACAGCGGGTGATCGGTGCGGCGACGCACTACGTCGAGAACCAACCGTCCTGGCGCGTCGAGGTCGACGAGTACACGCTCAACGCGCCGCTCGCCGCAGCGGTCGGCGCGTTCGGGGCGGGGTGGGCCGAGGAGGGGCTCCGGGAAGCGGGTCTGCTGGTCGGGTCCGGCTCGTTCCAGCGGGACGCCCACCTCGCGAACGTGCACACCCCCGTTGCGCACGCCCACGACCGCTGGGGCTATCGCCTGGACGAGGTCGAGTACGACCCGTCGTATCACCGGGTGATCGCCGAATCGGTCTCCCGGGGTGCACACACCTCGGCGTGGGCCACCCCCCGTGCCGGAGCACACGTCGCACGCGCGGCGATGTTCATGCTGTTCGCGCAGGTCGAACCGGGGCACGCGTGCCCGGTCTCGATGACCCACGCCGCGGTCGCCTCGATCGAAGGATCGCCGTGGGTCGCCGACGAGTGGCTTCCACGCCTCTACTCGCGGGAGTACGAACCACGACTCGCCGTCGACGGCGGCAAGTCGAGCGCCCTCATCGGGATGGCGATGACCGAGAAGCAGGGAGGCTCCGACGTGCGCGCGGGCACGACCGTGGGCGAGTCGATGGGCGGGCACGCCTACCAGCTCACCGGCCACAAGTGGTTCTGCTCGGCGCCCATGTCGGACGGCTTCCTCGTGCTCGCCCACACCCGCAGCCGCGGCGTCGACGAGGGACTCACCTGTGTGTTCGTGCCCCGCATGCTGCCGCACGACATGCGGAACGTGTTCCGCATCCAGCGGCTGAAAGACAAGCTCGGCAACCGCGCGAACGCGTCGGCAGAGGTCGAGTTCGACGGCACGGTCGGCTTCCTCGTCGGCGAGCCCGGACGCGGAGTCAGGGCGATCATCGAGATGGTCCAGCGCACGCGCCTCGACTGCGTGCTCGGCACGGCCGCGGGCATGCGGCAGTCGGTGGCCGAAGCGGTGTGGCACGCACGCGGACGCGAGGCGTTCGGTGCACTCCTCGTCGACCAGCCCGCGATGACCGGCGTGCTCGCCGACCTCGCCCTCGAATACGAGGCCGCGATGCTCACCGGCCTGCGCCTCGCGCAGCTCTTCGAGGCCGAAGCATCCGATCGCGATGTCGCTCTGCGCCGCCTCGCCACCCCGGTGTCGAAGTACTGGGTGTGCAAGCGCGGGCCGCATCACTCCTACGAGGCGCTCGAGTGCCTCGGCGGGAACGGCTACACCGAGGCCTTCCCGCTGGCCCGGCGCTATCGCGAGCAGCCCGTCATGGCGATCTGGGAGGGCTCGGGCAACGTCATCGCTCTCGACGTGCTGCGGGCGCTCACGCGCGACCGCGAGTCGGGCGCGGCTTTCGCCGACGAGCTCGCGACCACGGCGGGGGCCTCGGCGATCCTCGATCGGCACGTGGAACGCACGCTCGCCCTGCTGGAGCGCCTTGTGACCGCTCCGGACGAGGCCCCGTCTCAGGCTCGCCGGCTCAGCGAAGATCTCGCCCTGGCGTTCCAGGCATCCCTGATGCTGCGGCACGCCCCCGGAGTCGACGCCGACACGTTCATCGCCGCCCGGCTGGGCGAGGAGCGCGGAGCGCAGTACGGCGTGCTGCCTTCGGGGACGGATGCCGCCGCCATCGTCGCGCGCCACTGA
- a CDS encoding SOS response-associated peptidase, which translates to MCGRFVVASAGSDLVGVLRVDVEGDDLPEPSYNVAPTSSAAIVLDSAKTEPPTRRLEAARWGLIPSWAKDTKIGARAFNARAEELEDKPMFRGALEKRRAVVPASGYYEWKNVDGVKIPHYIHPADGEPLFLAGLYEWWRDKTKGDDDPERWLLSFTILTRDSIGHLGSIHDRMPLFLDPDHADAWLEPTTDNVRDVLDAAIDAAPALADTLDDHEVSKAVGNVRNNSPELIEPVET; encoded by the coding sequence ATGTGCGGACGCTTCGTGGTGGCCAGTGCAGGTTCCGATCTCGTCGGGGTGCTGCGCGTCGATGTCGAGGGCGACGACCTTCCCGAGCCGTCCTACAACGTGGCTCCGACCAGCAGCGCTGCGATCGTGCTCGACTCGGCGAAGACCGAGCCCCCCACGCGCCGTCTCGAGGCCGCCCGCTGGGGGCTCATCCCGTCATGGGCGAAAGACACCAAGATCGGCGCGCGGGCGTTCAACGCCCGGGCCGAGGAGCTGGAAGACAAGCCGATGTTCCGCGGCGCGCTCGAGAAGCGCCGCGCCGTGGTGCCCGCGTCGGGCTACTACGAGTGGAAGAATGTCGACGGCGTGAAGATCCCGCACTACATCCACCCCGCCGACGGCGAGCCCCTGTTCCTCGCCGGGCTCTACGAGTGGTGGCGCGACAAGACGAAGGGCGACGACGACCCGGAGCGGTGGCTGCTGAGCTTCACGATCCTCACGCGTGACTCCATCGGGCACCTCGGCTCGATCCACGACCGCATGCCGCTCTTCCTCGATCCCGACCACGCCGACGCGTGGCTCGAACCCACGACCGACAACGTGCGCGACGTGCTCGACGCGGCGATCGACGCCGCCCCTGCCCTGGCCGATACGCTCGACGACCACGAGGTCTCGAAGGCCGTCGGCAACGTGCGCAACAACTCGCCGGAGCTCATCGAGCCTGTCGAGACGTGA
- a CDS encoding 3-methyladenine DNA glycosylase gives MTIAPPEAPVLARAVWREREAVHKERARALTAAHRARAARHETHPVEDFLFTYYSYKPAVLHRWHPGEGVELSDAAADARAAWRWYRPGGGAGALAVDGEGFRAERGALVGNVARILRATAGRAPGFGCFGLHEWAMVYRQPEHRHPVPLRLGQDATDAVVEEHDLRCTHFDAFRFFTPEAVPRNREMLTREGQPELEQPGCLHAGMDLYKWAVKLGPLVPGEVLLDAFELARDIRVLDMRASPYDLADWGYDAVPIETAEGKAAYVRAQRGFAERGHVLRAGLVEIAGG, from the coding sequence GTGACGATCGCGCCTCCTGAGGCCCCAGTGCTGGCCCGCGCCGTATGGCGAGAGCGCGAGGCTGTCCACAAGGAGCGTGCTCGGGCCCTGACGGCGGCGCATCGTGCCCGCGCCGCACGTCACGAGACGCACCCGGTCGAGGACTTCCTCTTCACGTACTACTCGTACAAGCCGGCGGTGCTGCACCGCTGGCATCCCGGCGAGGGCGTGGAGCTGTCGGATGCCGCCGCCGACGCCCGCGCCGCATGGCGCTGGTATCGTCCGGGTGGCGGGGCCGGGGCTCTCGCCGTCGACGGCGAGGGCTTCCGCGCCGAGCGGGGCGCGCTCGTCGGGAACGTCGCGAGGATTCTTCGCGCGACCGCCGGCCGAGCCCCCGGCTTCGGGTGCTTCGGTCTGCACGAGTGGGCCATGGTGTACCGGCAGCCGGAGCACCGGCATCCCGTCCCGCTGCGGCTGGGCCAGGACGCGACCGACGCCGTGGTCGAGGAGCACGACCTCCGCTGCACGCACTTCGACGCATTCCGGTTCTTCACACCAGAGGCCGTCCCGCGCAATCGGGAGATGCTCACGCGCGAAGGTCAGCCTGAGCTGGAGCAACCCGGCTGCCTCCACGCCGGCATGGACCTGTACAAGTGGGCGGTGAAGCTCGGGCCTCTCGTGCCGGGCGAGGTGCTGCTCGATGCATTCGAGCTGGCCCGGGACATCCGCGTGCTCGACATGCGCGCGTCGCCCTACGACCTCGCGGACTGGGGCTATGACGCTGTTCCGATCGAGACTGCGGAGGGCAAGGCCGCCTATGTGCGGGCGCAGCGCGGCTTCGCCGAGCGCGGACACGTCCTCCGCGCCGGCCTCGTCGAGATCGCCGGCGGCTGA
- a CDS encoding glycoside hydrolase family 3 N-terminal domain-containing protein: protein MTAARRSILLAAVVAAAAIVCASCAAAPSAKPSAISSPTATAAPTPEVADLTPAEQVVSTMPLRERAASVVMGHIPTTDAVALRSYMASTDVGGFLLLGANIPADEAALAGLTAALTVDPAQPPLIAVDQEGGDVSRLAWDDLPSPLELQQADAATVEAAYAGRGALVRQAGIPVNFGIVADVTADPDSFIHRRVLGTTPDTAAAHVAAAVVGEKGSVFSTLKHFPGHGAAPGDSHSSIPSTTMTLDQWRTTDALPFQAGVDAGAELLMFGHLAYTAVDPAPASLSPQWHRIARDELGFDGVAVTDDLGMLEGSGLPAYADPVANAVAALAAGNDMVLTVVYSTPETAPQIVDGIVTAVESGAVPAERLEEAATRVMELRLAVAEAGEGELSCTTCADPAE from the coding sequence GTGACTGCAGCGCGACGATCCATCCTGCTCGCCGCGGTCGTCGCAGCCGCGGCGATCGTCTGCGCGTCGTGCGCAGCGGCCCCGTCAGCGAAGCCGTCAGCGATCTCGTCGCCAACGGCCACCGCCGCACCGACACCCGAGGTCGCCGATCTCACACCGGCCGAGCAGGTGGTCTCCACGATGCCGCTGCGGGAGCGCGCGGCGAGCGTCGTGATGGGCCACATTCCGACGACGGATGCTGTCGCCCTGCGTTCGTACATGGCATCCACCGACGTCGGCGGCTTCCTTCTCCTGGGGGCGAACATCCCCGCCGACGAGGCCGCGCTCGCAGGGCTCACCGCCGCGCTCACGGTCGACCCGGCGCAGCCGCCGCTGATCGCCGTCGACCAGGAGGGTGGTGACGTGTCGCGGCTCGCGTGGGACGACCTTCCTTCCCCGCTCGAGCTGCAGCAGGCCGATGCCGCCACCGTGGAGGCGGCGTATGCCGGCCGCGGCGCGCTCGTCCGCCAGGCCGGCATTCCCGTGAACTTCGGCATCGTCGCGGACGTCACCGCCGACCCGGACTCGTTCATCCATCGGCGGGTCCTGGGTACGACGCCCGATACCGCCGCGGCGCACGTGGCTGCGGCCGTCGTCGGCGAGAAGGGCAGCGTCTTCTCGACCCTCAAGCATTTCCCGGGCCACGGCGCGGCGCCGGGGGACTCCCACTCGTCGATCCCGTCGACGACGATGACGCTCGATCAGTGGCGCACCACCGACGCGTTGCCGTTCCAGGCCGGGGTCGACGCCGGCGCCGAGCTGCTCATGTTCGGTCACCTGGCGTACACCGCCGTCGATCCGGCGCCCGCGAGCCTCTCACCGCAATGGCACCGCATCGCGCGCGACGAGCTCGGCTTCGACGGCGTGGCGGTCACGGACGATCTCGGCATGTTGGAAGGCTCGGGTCTGCCCGCGTACGCCGACCCCGTCGCGAACGCCGTCGCCGCCCTCGCGGCGGGCAACGACATGGTGCTCACCGTGGTCTACTCGACGCCCGAGACCGCGCCGCAGATCGTCGACGGGATCGTCACCGCGGTGGAGTCGGGCGCGGTGCCCGCCGAGCGACTGGAAGAGGCGGCAACACGCGTGATGGAGCTGCGACTCGCCGTCGCCGAGGCTGGAGAGGGCGAGCTTTCGTGCACGACGTGCGCGGATCCCGCCGAATGA